Proteins co-encoded in one Bos taurus isolate L1 Dominette 01449 registration number 42190680 breed Hereford chromosome X, ARS-UCD2.0, whole genome shotgun sequence genomic window:
- the LOC101905248 gene encoding uncharacterized protein, which translates to MVNTEIRLIIFFAAKDGEALYSQQKKKKTRPGADCGSDHELLIAKFRLKLKKVGKTTKPFRYDLNQIPYDYTVEVRNRFKGLDLIDRVPDELWTEVRDIVQETGSKTIPKKKKCKKAKWLSGEALQIAVKRKEAKSKGEKERYTHLNAEFQRIARRDKKAFLSNQCKEIEENNRMGKSRDLFKKIRDTKGTFHAKMGLIKDRNGRDLTEAKDIKKRWQEYTEELYKKDLHDPGNHDGVITDLEPDILECEVKWALESITMNKASGGDGIPVELFQILKDDAVKVLHSICQQIWKTQQWPQDWKRSVFISIPKKGNAKECSNYHTIALISHASKVMLKILQARLQQYVNRELPDVQAGFIKGRGTRDQISNICWIIEKGREFQKSIYFCFIDYAKAFDCVDHNKLWKILKEMGIPDHLTCLSEKAMASHSSTLAWEIPWTEEPGRLQSMGSQSRTQLEQLSSSSSRPAS; encoded by the coding sequence atggtcaacactgaaatcagattgattatattctttgcagccaaagatggagaagctctatacagtcagcaaaaaaaaaaaaaaacaagaccaggagctgactgtggctcagatcatgaactccttattgccaaattcagacttaaattgaagaaagtggggaaaacaactaaaccattcaggtatgacctaaatcaaatcccttatgactatacagtggaagtgagaaatagatttaagggactagatctgatagacagagtgcctgatgaactatggacagaggttcgtgacattgtacaggagacagggagcaagaccatccccaagaaaaagaaatgcaaaaaagcaaaatggctgtctggggaggccttacaaatagctgtgaaaagaaaagaagccaaaagcaaaggagaaaaggaaagatatacccatttgaatgcagagttccaaagaatagcaaggagagataagaaagccttcctcagcaatcaatgcaaagaaatagaggaaaacaacagaatgggaaagagtagagatctcttcaagaaaattagagataccaagggaacatttcatgcaaagatgggcttgataaaggacagaaatggtagggacctaacagaagcaaaagatattaagaagaggtggcaagaatacacagaagaattgtataaaaaagatcttcacgacccaggtaatcatgatggtgtgatcactgacctagagccagacatcctggaatgtgaagtcaagtgggccttagaaagcatcactatgaacaaagctagtggaggtgatggaattccagttgagctattccaaatcctgaaagatgatgctgtgaaagtgctgcactcaatatgccagcaaatttggaaaactcagcagtggccacaggactggaaaaggtcagttttcatttcaatcccaaagaaaggcaatgccaaagaatgctcaaactaccacacaattgcactcatctcacacgctagtaaagtgatgctcaaaattctccaagccaggcttcagcaatatgtgaaccgtgaacttcctgatgttcaagctggttttataaaaggcagaggaaccagagatcaaatttccaacatctgctggatcatcgaaaaaggaagagagttccagaaaagcatatatttctgctttattgactatgccaaagcctttgactgtgtggatcacaataaactgtggaaaattctgaaagagatgggaataccagaccacctgacctgcctctcagagaaggcaatggcatcccactccagtactcttgcctgggaaatcccatggacggaagagcctggtaggctacagtccatggggtcgcagagtcggacacaactggagcaacttagcagcagcagcagcagacctgcctcttga